In Leptospira kanakyensis, a genomic segment contains:
- a CDS encoding fibronectin type III domain-containing protein, which produces MKKFIWILFTSFYFWNCIAFLDFNRNQNEFSKDSLLLLLGSKDVGVPAGGGTAGSSGTRIQSSDELFTILIPEGAMDETVDFKITKYDSTQAPLPSGFVPTSSIYQVTPSYKFKKDVVVTITLDRAKAQSMNLNFGKSRGFHVSTKSTEPDAERMPGWAGVNTTLESESIVFQTKSFSMFGGGTPPPGNLPPVINGAYYYLKPSTRHIPYEIRADVFEPDNDVMNVYLVVGPAGGPTNYFSMTREGTTNWYRSNIPYEAMSPGGILIQIVAVDIHGQKTARPSTGTFLYPTDSGNPAYISQYTPDRDGDGYNDVWELDNGYNPNNASSPPGGTTYPPGLPVVIDSLEILPTQAWVQVNEPITFSARGFLAGVQKFVNVNFHTTGIGLGGGPIGNLNSSTFTATTPGIAGVFATYQTHEASASVHVADTIAPSNITDLVASPMSSSRIQLRWTAPGSVGALGQASAYEIRRSTSPITNNLQCDAATGIAHTMIPKNAGLVETKEIDGHLPQSTYYFCVRAIDSAGNRNSWSGVVSATTYAPTDLVPPADITTATATVESYQQIKLTWTAVGDNGNVGSASAYEIRRRSTPINSDDDCSAGVFVPNAVVASPAGTPLEFTVSGLSSGTVHYFCIRAFDHSGNRSLWSGVLQATTPFANQAPVIQLTTNLTIDLGTEATLDASQSVDPDSSFCGAQSNLYEYNWRVVSKPPLSNLANSDIQNRTTKLAKVLPDKNGDYVFEFSFKDNAGSCAGGNRTSVTLVTLKANLVPIDAPAYVEAQAGGTSAFVQWWPITGATSYTVYYSTSPGVTTASTSFGPVTNPYAMITGLTTGTLYYFRVVANNFGGSSVVSAMEPRAFTTTTPPGMSATGTHIDISAALGNFVSRSANTLLIDNINSKLIIGIKNDGGGLMNLTAFHCDLNGNNCSNTNYPANLPLDGYPKFAFDFLNSKLLGIYANHSSGAIDFRRCNALGTDCIYQNINAGKLATWNDSFSPLIDYSNQALLVSTCFSRKPALFKCNLDGSNCSYHDISAGAGTNSCSNPNAVIDYKNQKLLFATPDSSIVSNRISLFRCNLDGSNCNLTDISAGLGSGTGTNPAILVDNQNSKLLTITQSEKNDYKLSLYRCNLDGSNCIFRDISAGQSNNSASYPSATIDYIEAKLLVVTYNLANSGKLSLYRCNLDGTECTHTDLSSGQGTSSGGRPSVIINPITGKLNIATTNGANSGKPSLFIW; this is translated from the coding sequence ATGAAAAAGTTTATTTGGATTTTATTTACATCGTTCTACTTTTGGAACTGTATTGCATTTTTAGATTTCAATCGAAACCAAAATGAATTCTCTAAGGATTCATTATTACTCCTATTAGGTTCTAAAGATGTAGGTGTTCCTGCTGGTGGTGGAACCGCCGGTTCATCAGGAACTCGTATCCAATCCAGTGATGAACTATTTACCATTTTAATTCCAGAAGGTGCGATGGATGAAACTGTCGATTTTAAGATCACAAAATACGACTCTACCCAAGCACCACTTCCTTCAGGTTTTGTACCCACTAGTTCTATCTACCAAGTAACTCCATCATACAAATTCAAAAAAGACGTTGTAGTAACAATCACTTTGGATCGTGCAAAAGCACAATCGATGAATCTTAACTTTGGAAAAAGTAGAGGTTTTCATGTCTCTACCAAGAGCACAGAACCAGATGCAGAAAGAATGCCTGGTTGGGCCGGCGTCAACACAACACTTGAATCAGAAAGTATTGTCTTTCAAACAAAAAGTTTTTCTATGTTTGGCGGGGGAACTCCTCCACCAGGGAATTTACCTCCTGTCATCAATGGTGCCTATTATTATCTAAAACCTAGCACTCGCCATATTCCGTATGAAATAAGAGCCGATGTATTTGAACCAGACAATGATGTCATGAATGTGTATTTGGTTGTTGGACCTGCGGGTGGACCAACTAACTACTTCTCGATGACAAGAGAAGGAACAACAAATTGGTATAGATCCAATATCCCTTACGAAGCAATGAGTCCTGGCGGAATCTTAATTCAGATCGTTGCAGTGGATATTCATGGCCAAAAAACAGCGAGACCCTCAACAGGAACGTTTTTATATCCCACTGACTCAGGGAACCCTGCTTACATCAGTCAATACACTCCAGATCGTGATGGTGATGGATACAATGATGTTTGGGAACTAGATAATGGATACAATCCCAATAATGCAAGTAGTCCTCCAGGAGGAACCACATACCCACCAGGACTTCCTGTTGTCATTGACAGCTTGGAAATTTTACCAACACAAGCTTGGGTGCAGGTGAATGAACCCATTACGTTTTCTGCTCGAGGGTTCCTTGCTGGTGTTCAAAAATTTGTGAATGTCAATTTCCACACCACTGGCATTGGCCTTGGTGGAGGCCCCATAGGCAATCTGAACTCATCTACGTTTACTGCGACCACTCCTGGCATTGCGGGAGTGTTTGCCACGTACCAAACTCATGAAGCATCTGCTTCCGTTCATGTTGCCGATACCATTGCTCCGTCGAATATCACCGATTTGGTGGCATCACCAATGTCTTCTTCAAGAATCCAACTCAGATGGACGGCTCCGGGAAGTGTAGGTGCATTAGGACAAGCATCTGCGTATGAGATCAGAAGGTCCACTTCACCCATTACAAACAATTTGCAATGTGATGCTGCTACTGGAATTGCACATACAATGATTCCGAAAAACGCAGGGTTAGTGGAAACAAAAGAAATTGATGGCCACCTCCCACAATCGACATACTATTTTTGTGTTCGCGCCATTGATTCTGCGGGGAATCGCAATTCTTGGTCGGGAGTTGTCTCAGCCACAACCTATGCACCAACAGACTTAGTCCCACCTGCTGATATCACAACCGCAACTGCAACTGTCGAATCCTACCAACAAATCAAACTGACTTGGACTGCAGTGGGAGACAATGGAAATGTAGGTTCTGCCTCCGCTTATGAAATCAGACGTCGTTCCACTCCCATCAATTCAGATGACGACTGTTCGGCGGGGGTCTTTGTTCCGAATGCGGTAGTGGCGTCACCTGCAGGCACTCCATTAGAGTTTACTGTGAGTGGGTTGTCTTCTGGAACTGTGCATTATTTTTGTATCCGTGCTTTTGACCATTCCGGAAATCGAAGTCTTTGGAGTGGAGTCCTTCAAGCTACGACACCATTTGCCAACCAAGCACCTGTGATTCAGCTAACTACAAATCTTACGATTGATTTAGGCACTGAAGCCACTTTAGATGCTTCACAGTCTGTTGATCCCGATTCCTCCTTTTGTGGTGCTCAATCAAATTTATATGAGTACAACTGGCGAGTGGTTTCCAAACCTCCACTTTCCAATTTAGCGAATAGTGATATTCAAAATAGAACTACAAAGTTGGCAAAAGTTTTACCTGATAAAAACGGAGATTATGTATTTGAATTTTCCTTTAAGGACAATGCCGGTAGTTGTGCAGGTGGGAATCGAACTTCTGTAACTTTGGTCACTCTGAAAGCAAATTTGGTTCCGATTGATGCTCCCGCTTATGTGGAGGCGCAAGCTGGGGGAACCAGTGCATTCGTTCAATGGTGGCCTATAACTGGAGCCACTTCGTACACTGTGTACTATAGCACAAGCCCTGGTGTGACAACCGCTTCAACAAGTTTTGGTCCCGTGACAAATCCTTATGCGATGATTACTGGTTTAACGACGGGAACATTGTATTACTTTAGAGTTGTGGCGAACAATTTTGGTGGGAGTAGCGTCGTATCAGCGATGGAACCACGTGCATTTACAACTACAACTCCACCAGGGATGAGTGCAACGGGGACTCATATTGATATTTCGGCAGCGTTGGGTAATTTCGTATCTCGATCAGCAAACACACTCCTAATAGACAACATCAATTCTAAATTAATTATCGGAATAAAAAATGACGGCGGCGGGCTTATGAATCTCACCGCTTTTCACTGTGACCTAAACGGAAACAATTGTTCAAATACTAATTATCCAGCTAACTTACCTCTAGATGGTTATCCTAAATTTGCCTTTGATTTTCTTAACTCCAAACTTCTAGGTATTTATGCAAATCACAGTTCTGGAGCAATTGATTTCAGGAGATGTAATGCTTTAGGTACAGATTGTATTTATCAAAATATAAATGCAGGAAAATTAGCCACTTGGAATGATTCGTTTTCTCCTTTAATTGACTATTCGAACCAAGCGTTACTCGTATCAACTTGTTTTAGTAGAAAGCCTGCATTGTTTAAGTGTAATTTAGATGGTAGTAATTGTTCATACCATGATATTTCAGCTGGGGCAGGAACAAATTCCTGTTCCAATCCAAATGCAGTCATTGATTACAAGAATCAAAAACTTCTTTTTGCTACTCCAGACAGTAGTATAGTATCAAATAGAATCAGCTTATTTCGTTGTAACTTAGACGGTAGCAATTGCAATCTTACAGATATTTCTGCGGGACTAGGATCCGGAACTGGGACAAATCCAGCAATCCTAGTAGATAATCAAAATTCAAAACTTCTAACTATTACGCAGAGTGAAAAAAATGACTATAAACTTTCTCTCTATCGCTGTAACTTAGACGGCAGTAATTGCATATTCAGAGATATTTCCGCTGGCCAATCTAATAATTCAGCGTCATATCCAAGTGCAACGATAGACTATATTGAAGCCAAGTTATTAGTTGTCACATATAATTTAGCAAATAGTGGAAAGCTAAGTTTATACCGCTGCAATTTAGATGGAACTGAATGCACCCATACTGATTTATCATCGGGTCAAGGTACAAGTTCTGGAGGGAGACCGAGCGTAATAATCAACCCAATTACAGGTAAACTAAATATTGCTACTACAAACGGTGCTAACTCCGGCAAACCCTCACTCTTTATCTGGTAA
- a CDS encoding NHL repeat-containing protein — MKIIRKILAITLPIFIFLTIGCKPKDLGNNCDPKSDSYFETLVFQALSTAESYHCGYKLVNIPPFGYRHSNYRLYLNFPVSIVPRHPMNSSYSIQGVLPAGLTFDTTTGEIKGTTTQITTATNLTITKNSPGFGIVTITLQVVDTSPTMVYGQYGSFTCSVGYNNGSCVGGSVSNQNLSFPYGVATDSFGGAYISGVNRIQYYPPNTTASTIVYGQYGNFNCDAVNIIPGTCTASTTSAGSLSTPRGITIDRENGLYTVDLGNQRILYYPYNNTTPTRVYGQPGYTNSGTGTSETTFFNPRAVALAPDGGLYTAESSNNRVLYFPPGSTTATRVYGQDNFSSVLSGTSETRFNGPFGLVVDSMGGLYVADSTNNRVLYFPVGSTTASRVYGQTSFSGLAPGSASTNLNGPTWLALDQSENLYVSDSTNNRVFVFQKSTNTSGHVAVAVFGQHNNLNCAVQNNTGGCTGGTVNALGLFAPAGISFNEQGQLYISDQTNNRVLVY, encoded by the coding sequence ATGAAAATAATACGAAAAATACTCGCGATCACACTTCCTATTTTCATTTTTCTCACAATTGGCTGTAAACCAAAGGATCTAGGAAACAATTGCGATCCTAAATCCGATTCCTATTTTGAAACATTGGTATTTCAGGCCCTTAGCACCGCCGAATCCTACCACTGCGGTTACAAATTAGTCAACATTCCCCCATTCGGTTATAGACATTCTAATTATAGGCTCTACCTTAATTTTCCTGTTTCCATCGTCCCTCGCCACCCAATGAACTCTAGTTATTCGATCCAAGGAGTTTTGCCAGCAGGTTTAACCTTTGATACCACAACGGGAGAAATCAAAGGAACAACCACACAAATCACTACAGCAACCAATCTCACGATTACTAAAAATAGTCCAGGATTTGGAATTGTGACCATCACCTTACAAGTGGTAGATACAAGCCCTACCATGGTGTATGGACAATACGGATCTTTCACATGTAGTGTTGGATATAATAATGGCTCGTGCGTAGGTGGATCTGTCTCAAATCAAAACTTAAGTTTTCCTTATGGTGTAGCAACTGATTCCTTCGGTGGCGCCTACATTTCAGGTGTCAATCGTATCCAATACTATCCGCCGAATACAACAGCTTCAACGATCGTTTATGGCCAGTATGGAAATTTTAATTGTGATGCAGTAAATATTATTCCTGGAACTTGCACGGCCAGTACAACTTCAGCTGGAAGTTTAAGTACGCCGCGAGGGATCACTATTGATAGAGAGAATGGACTATATACCGTTGATTTAGGAAACCAAAGAATTTTGTATTATCCTTATAATAATACCACACCAACAAGGGTGTATGGACAACCGGGATACACAAATTCAGGGACAGGTACTTCAGAAACCACCTTTTTTAATCCAAGGGCTGTAGCACTAGCACCTGATGGTGGTTTGTATACCGCAGAATCTTCTAACAATCGAGTGCTTTACTTTCCACCGGGATCAACAACAGCAACAAGAGTTTATGGACAAGATAATTTTTCATCCGTATTATCTGGTACTTCTGAAACACGTTTTAATGGACCATTTGGACTGGTTGTCGATTCCATGGGTGGTTTGTATGTTGCCGATTCCACAAATAACCGAGTCTTGTATTTTCCTGTTGGTTCCACCACAGCAAGTCGTGTTTATGGCCAAACAAGTTTTAGTGGTTTAGCACCGGGATCAGCTTCAACAAACCTGAATGGACCAACCTGGCTCGCCTTAGACCAAAGTGAAAACCTGTATGTATCGGATTCGACCAATAACCGCGTTTTTGTTTTTCAAAAATCCACAAATACATCAGGCCATGTAGCAGTGGCTGTCTTTGGTCAGCACAACAATTTAAATTGTGCGGTACAAAACAATACTGGTGGATGTACAGGAGGGACAGTAAATGCCCTAGGTTTATTTGCTCCTGCCGGCATTTCCTTCAACGAACAAGGCCAGCTGTATATTAGCGACCAAACCAACAACCGAGTATTAGTTTATTAA
- a CDS encoding NHL repeat-containing protein produces MNLRLIFLSLVLSLTGNCQMASLSNPCDSKSKDFFPQLIVSASIEGSFCQLQIVNTGDFYRYTDFTFYKSIPISVLPRLGEKTEVTIQPNLPNGLYIDPNTGALSGTPGSPLERKSYTVYRKKVAVSQISIEIRDLIATKVYGQFGNFTCGADTNNGSCAAGSTTANNLSGPRGITTDNSGGVYITTGNRVLYYPTGQTTATRVYGQHGLFTCDIANAPSNLSCSTPISIAATTLSTPIGIFFDASNQLFVADSTNKRILVYQNDSTSSVRALGVPNFTTAGGGPTSASVLGTPIHMSPDSTGGFYLADSLDSRVIYFPKDANLPSEVYGQPNFVSNGATQTATGLNSNYGVVTDSTGGIYIADTGSHRVVYYPKGASAAIRVYGQLTFTAFAPPGSPTTNTLNNPSAVALDQSENLFVADQIHHRVLVYPRTNLTAGMSASAVVGQFGNFNCGADNNNGSCGIGINPNAENLKSPVAVHFDKQGRMYIADSGNNRVLVY; encoded by the coding sequence ATGAATTTACGACTGATTTTTCTTTCCTTGGTTTTATCTCTCACTGGGAACTGCCAAATGGCTTCCTTATCCAATCCTTGTGATAGTAAATCCAAAGATTTTTTTCCACAATTGATAGTTTCAGCCAGTATCGAAGGTAGTTTTTGCCAACTGCAAATTGTCAATACGGGAGATTTTTACAGATACACAGATTTTACATTTTATAAATCCATTCCTATATCCGTATTACCAAGATTAGGTGAAAAAACTGAAGTAACGATACAACCAAATCTTCCCAATGGTTTGTACATAGATCCAAACACTGGTGCCCTTTCTGGAACTCCTGGCTCTCCTCTCGAAAGAAAAAGTTATACGGTTTACCGTAAGAAAGTTGCAGTCAGCCAAATTTCTATCGAAATTCGGGATTTAATAGCAACGAAAGTGTACGGACAATTTGGAAATTTCACCTGTGGTGCAGATACTAATAATGGGAGTTGTGCTGCAGGATCAACGACGGCGAACAATCTATCTGGTCCCAGAGGTATAACCACCGACAATTCTGGTGGAGTTTATATTACGACAGGCAATCGAGTTCTTTACTATCCAACTGGCCAAACAACGGCTACAAGAGTGTATGGACAACATGGGTTGTTTACTTGTGATATTGCCAATGCTCCTTCAAATCTAAGTTGTAGTACACCAATATCTATTGCCGCGACAACACTAAGTACCCCAATAGGAATCTTTTTTGATGCATCAAACCAACTTTTTGTGGCCGATTCAACCAACAAACGAATCTTAGTTTATCAGAATGATAGTACTTCCTCTGTCAGAGCGTTGGGTGTACCGAATTTCACAACAGCAGGAGGAGGACCAACATCCGCATCAGTTTTAGGTACACCCATACACATGAGCCCGGACAGTACTGGGGGATTCTATCTCGCTGATTCCCTTGACAGTCGTGTAATTTACTTCCCTAAAGATGCAAACCTACCTTCAGAAGTGTATGGACAACCGAATTTTGTTAGTAACGGAGCTACACAAACTGCGACTGGCCTAAACTCCAACTACGGTGTTGTTACTGATTCGACAGGTGGAATTTATATTGCAGATACCGGAAGTCATCGAGTTGTTTATTATCCGAAAGGGGCATCGGCTGCCATTAGAGTTTATGGCCAACTTACTTTTACAGCGTTTGCACCTCCTGGTAGCCCGACGACCAATACTTTAAATAATCCCTCTGCAGTTGCTTTGGATCAGAGTGAAAACTTATTTGTAGCAGACCAAATCCACCACCGAGTGTTAGTTTACCCTCGAACGAATCTTACTGCGGGAATGTCAGCCTCTGCCGTTGTTGGTCAATTTGGAAACTTCAATTGTGGTGCAGATAATAATAATGGATCATGCGGAATCGGTATCAATCCAAATGCAGAAAACTTAAAAAGCCCTGTTGCCGTTCATTTTGACAAACAAGGTCGGATGTACATTGCGGATTCTGGAAACAATCGGGTATTGGTTTATTAA
- the hpt gene encoding hypoxanthine phosphoribosyltransferase — protein sequence MKPLYSEERIHQRVEELAREISRDFLSKDLVVIGILNGGFIFTADLCRSIAIPHEVDFMAASSYGDTTTSGNLKITKELKKSVKNKSVLLVEDIVDTGKTLEYLLEEVGKQNPKDLKVATLFWKKSKANPHIPVDYPGFIIEDDFLVGYGLDYQGKYRNLPYVAKLEGMDSNS from the coding sequence ATGAAACCTTTATATTCAGAAGAACGAATCCACCAAAGGGTAGAAGAACTCGCACGTGAGATCTCACGCGATTTCTTAAGTAAGGACTTAGTTGTGATTGGAATCCTCAATGGTGGATTTATATTCACAGCGGATCTTTGCCGTAGCATTGCCATCCCCCATGAGGTCGACTTTATGGCTGCGTCTTCTTATGGAGACACAACCACTTCTGGAAATTTAAAAATCACCAAAGAACTAAAAAAATCTGTAAAAAACAAATCTGTTCTACTTGTGGAAGACATTGTGGATACGGGAAAAACTCTCGAATACTTACTCGAAGAAGTGGGAAAACAAAATCCCAAAGACTTAAAAGTCGCTACTCTCTTCTGGAAAAAATCGAAAGCCAATCCTCATATCCCAGTTGATTATCCAGGATTCATCATCGAGGACGATTTTCTTGTAGGATATGGTTTGGACTACCAAGGTAAGTACCGTAACTTGCCTTATGTGGCAAAATTAGAAGGGATGGATTCAAATTCTTAA
- a CDS encoding SixA phosphatase family protein produces the protein MKQIYLLRHAKSEWDEPYDSDLERSLSKRGKEQAKALREYLKESRFEFDQCLVSPAERTLKTYASLRKEILRFPKPDLREAIYDADKEDLLFLLHGLSPSVRSVCLVGHNPGLEELGSALLFGESSHTKFQKFPTASFLGLSFSNESWKDLSWGSCQLAVFWIPGQIGKE, from the coding sequence ATGAAACAAATCTATTTACTTCGCCATGCCAAATCAGAATGGGATGAACCTTATGATTCTGATTTGGAACGTTCCCTTTCCAAACGAGGAAAGGAACAAGCCAAAGCCTTACGGGAATATCTAAAAGAAAGCCGATTTGAATTTGACCAATGTTTGGTTTCTCCTGCCGAACGAACACTTAAGACATATGCCTCTCTTCGCAAAGAAATCCTTCGTTTTCCCAAACCGGATTTAAGGGAAGCCATCTACGATGCAGACAAGGAAGACCTTTTGTTTTTACTCCATGGCCTTTCACCTTCCGTACGTTCTGTTTGTCTTGTGGGACACAATCCTGGGTTAGAGGAGCTTGGATCTGCCTTACTTTTTGGAGAATCCTCTCACACAAAATTTCAGAAATTTCCCACGGCCTCATTTCTCGGCTTGAGTTTTTCTAATGAATCGTGGAAAGATCTTAGCTGGGGAAGTTGCCAATTGGCAGTTTTTTGGATCCCTGGACAAATAGGCAAAGAATGA
- a CDS encoding response regulator transcription factor: protein MESVKIAILEDHSVVTEGIISILKSNPFFSLAGEFRTAADLFHFLESNPIHVLVLDIDLPDRNGIDVLREIKEKHQPTKVIIFSLHGSRVYVEDALKAKADGYMLKSDPISKLPEVIDLVMKGGSFVSDGVSKVQLPFSAFQMEILNLLVQGLSQNEVADRIQKSRKTVEYHLNQMRTKFSCKNNNELISKYEKEIQK, encoded by the coding sequence GTGGAATCCGTTAAAATTGCCATCTTAGAAGATCATTCCGTTGTCACAGAAGGAATCATATCTATCCTGAAATCCAATCCTTTCTTTTCTCTTGCCGGAGAATTTCGAACTGCTGCTGATTTGTTTCATTTTTTAGAATCTAATCCCATCCATGTTTTGGTTCTGGACATCGACTTACCGGATCGGAATGGCATCGATGTTTTGCGTGAAATTAAAGAAAAACACCAACCCACAAAAGTCATCATCTTTTCTTTGCATGGAAGCCGAGTCTATGTAGAAGATGCCCTCAAAGCCAAGGCCGATGGGTATATGTTAAAATCAGATCCTATCTCTAAATTGCCAGAAGTCATTGATCTTGTGATGAAAGGTGGCTCATTTGTATCCGATGGAGTGAGTAAAGTCCAACTTCCTTTCTCCGCTTTCCAAATGGAAATCCTGAATTTACTTGTACAAGGTTTGTCTCAAAACGAAGTGGCAGATCGAATTCAAAAATCGAGAAAAACAGTAGAATACCATCTCAACCAAATGCGGACAAAATTCTCCTGTAAAAACAACAACGAACTCATTTCCAAATACGAAAAAGAAATACAAAAATAG
- a CDS encoding hybrid sensor histidine kinase/response regulator has product MILSAFFSSIQKSFWDLLIFCSYPLILLFIILGTTSCRFDAYPTLLAKDGVLDARTANFSGETINLTGKWEFYWNEFLDPKAESPERKSYLKVGVPWFSQENEDGEDYPSFGFTTYRLTVLLPEEDNTSDKEPYALLVPVLHSAYKMYLNGELIAENGNIAKSAKDHIPSFQIKIVPLKGITKKLDLVVHVSNFSHKYAGIHGIIRFGKLQNIIRIWNVNYTVTWILMIFMALLAIYHALVYFINRSERNALRMAFVYLGILILASTLIETKILFNLFPDEYCVPLFRLSRLGIILIMYFGAYILLNLTQMRFFRRMISFLKLYALVFFGVAVLTPVSHLAEISFYFESASAVFVFLGLISVSVALYFQRKESRLYFFSLILAIIGGLIDLFLITNPNFGYRPMGLVSLYLFIFPQTLGVTFGLVRVYKRSESLSKELYKRKEALEKKVKARTLELEKANRWKANFVSLISHDLRSPLNSVNQILDVIDFSFSESSEEEKKKFLEICKTGVTQSLRMLEQLLDVSRFDAIGTKLIQTRFCVNELLNEIIESVEPLATLKGIRIQKETPIQAEIIADRTLIGEVFKNILTNSIKYSYLNSEVWVGISYKGKWLSVEIRDRGLGMSEEQIHKLTGEENIKSLPGTAGERGTGLGLQLCMNILEAHFGKLRIKSVLGVGSSFEISLSKSTKSVLLVDDSGNFRSDLAEVMRRNQWIVIEAGNGEEALSHLSRITPSLLITDLQMPGMNGISLIHEWEGRRHKDQKIPIILISSDAPLSGGDKFLEEEGLESIVSAYLSKMYKAEDLCQQIEFILP; this is encoded by the coding sequence ATGATTCTCAGCGCATTCTTCTCATCCATCCAAAAATCTTTCTGGGACTTACTTATTTTTTGTAGTTATCCCTTAATTTTGCTCTTCATCATTTTGGGCACCACCTCCTGCCGGTTTGATGCTTATCCAACCTTACTGGCAAAAGATGGTGTTCTCGATGCTCGCACTGCCAACTTTTCAGGGGAAACTATAAACCTTACTGGGAAATGGGAATTTTATTGGAACGAGTTTTTAGATCCTAAGGCCGAATCTCCCGAACGTAAATCTTATCTAAAAGTAGGAGTTCCTTGGTTTTCTCAGGAGAACGAAGATGGAGAGGATTACCCTAGTTTTGGATTTACAACGTATCGCCTAACAGTTCTTCTTCCAGAAGAAGACAATACTTCGGATAAAGAACCTTATGCACTTCTAGTTCCCGTTTTACATAGCGCCTATAAGATGTATTTGAATGGGGAACTGATTGCTGAGAATGGAAACATTGCAAAATCAGCAAAAGATCATATTCCTTCTTTCCAAATCAAAATTGTTCCTTTAAAGGGAATCACTAAAAAATTAGATTTGGTCGTTCATGTTTCCAATTTCTCTCATAAGTATGCAGGCATTCATGGAATCATTCGTTTTGGAAAGTTACAAAATATCATTCGTATCTGGAATGTAAATTATACAGTGACATGGATTCTTATGATTTTTATGGCACTCCTTGCCATATATCATGCGTTAGTTTATTTTATCAATCGTTCCGAACGAAATGCGCTCCGAATGGCCTTTGTTTATTTGGGAATTTTGATTTTAGCATCCACACTCATCGAAACAAAAATTCTATTTAACCTTTTTCCCGATGAATACTGTGTTCCTTTGTTTCGACTCTCTCGCCTTGGTATTATTTTGATTATGTATTTTGGAGCATACATTCTTCTGAATTTAACGCAAATGCGTTTTTTCAGGCGTATGATCAGTTTTTTGAAACTTTATGCTTTGGTATTTTTTGGAGTAGCCGTTTTGACTCCTGTATCCCATTTAGCAGAGATTTCTTTTTATTTCGAATCGGCATCCGCTGTATTTGTATTTTTAGGTTTGATCTCAGTGTCCGTTGCTTTGTACTTCCAAAGAAAAGAAAGTCGATTGTACTTCTTTAGTTTAATTTTGGCAATCATCGGTGGACTCATCGATTTATTTTTGATCACCAATCCTAATTTTGGGTATAGGCCGATGGGTCTTGTTTCCCTGTATTTGTTTATTTTTCCACAGACACTCGGTGTGACTTTTGGACTTGTACGTGTTTACAAAAGATCCGAATCTTTATCAAAAGAATTGTACAAAAGAAAAGAAGCCCTCGAGAAAAAAGTCAAAGCACGTACTTTGGAATTGGAAAAGGCAAACCGTTGGAAAGCAAACTTTGTTTCTCTCATTTCGCATGACTTACGTTCGCCGCTGAATAGTGTGAATCAAATCTTAGATGTAATCGATTTTAGTTTTAGTGAATCTAGCGAAGAAGAAAAAAAGAAATTCTTAGAAATTTGTAAAACGGGAGTCACCCAGTCCCTTCGTATGTTGGAACAACTTCTGGATGTCAGTCGGTTTGATGCCATTGGGACAAAACTCATCCAAACTCGATTTTGTGTGAACGAACTACTGAACGAAATCATTGAATCTGTGGAACCACTCGCTACTCTCAAAGGGATTCGAATTCAGAAAGAAACTCCTATCCAAGCAGAAATCATAGCCGACAGAACTTTGATTGGTGAAGTTTTTAAAAATATCTTAACCAATTCCATTAAGTATTCTTATCTTAATTCTGAAGTTTGGGTCGGTATTTCTTACAAAGGGAAATGGCTTTCCGTCGAAATTCGTGACCGCGGACTTGGGATGAGCGAAGAACAAATCCACAAACTCACCGGTGAAGAAAATATCAAAAGTCTTCCAGGAACAGCAGGGGAGAGGGGAACCGGGCTCGGTTTACAACTTTGTATGAATATCCTCGAAGCCCATTTCGGAAAACTTCGTATCAAGTCAGTACTCGGAGTGGGTTCTTCTTTTGAAATTTCTTTATCTAAGAGTACCAAGTCTGTCCTTCTTGTGGACGACTCTGGAAACTTTAGGTCAGACTTAGCGGAGGTTATGCGAAGAAATCAATGGATTGTGATCGAAGCAGGAAACGGGGAAGAGGCTTTATCACATCTCTCTCGGATCACACCATCTCTACTCATCACCGATTTACAAATGCCTGGGATGAATGGAATATCCTTAATTCATGAATGGGAAGGCCGCCGCCACAAAGACCAAAAAATTCCTATCATTTTGATTAGTTCGGACGCCCCTCTTTCTGGTGGTGATAAATTTTTAGAAGAAGAGGGATTGGAATCTATTGTTTCTGCTTATCTTTCGAAAATGTATAAGGCAGAGGATCTCTGCCAACAAATAGAATTTATTTTACCCTAA